From Planctomycetia bacterium, one genomic window encodes:
- a CDS encoding NADP-dependent isocitrate dehydrogenase, with protein MSGTQSITVARGDGIGPEIMDATLTILREADARLAIEEIEIGEKVYHRGISSGIAPESWESLRRTKVFLKAPITTPQGGGFKSLNVTVRKSLGLYANVRPCVSYFPFVETKHPVMDVVIVRENEEDTYGGIEHRQTAQVMQSLKLISHPGCERICRYAFEYARVNNRKKVTCFSKDNIMKLSDGLFHKVFEEVAKEYPSIQNEHWIVDIGAAKLADTPEVFDVVVMPNLYGDILSDVAAQIAGSVGLAGSSNIGEHVAMFEAIHGSAPRRAGQNLANPSGLLLGAVMMLVHIGQTDIAERVHNAWLRTLEDGMHTYDVFTEAYSKQKVGTKEFAAEVVKRLGQQPQQLRPVQYVAGAPIQVATPKFDPSTGPKKDLMGVDLFIDWPNADRTELPAKMKSLSGEGLELTMVSNRGVKIWPEGFSETFCTDHWCCRYLAPDRGVVAHAQIVLLLDRAANAGVDFCKTEHLCNFDGEPGYSFAQG; from the coding sequence GTGTCTGGCACTCAATCGATTACGGTGGCGCGTGGCGATGGCATTGGCCCGGAGATTATGGACGCGACGCTGACCATCCTGCGTGAGGCGGACGCCCGGCTGGCGATCGAGGAAATCGAGATTGGCGAGAAGGTTTATCACCGCGGCATCAGCTCCGGAATTGCCCCGGAAAGCTGGGAATCGCTCCGGCGCACGAAGGTATTCCTCAAGGCGCCGATCACGACGCCTCAGGGCGGCGGCTTCAAGAGTCTCAATGTCACGGTGCGCAAGTCGCTCGGTTTGTACGCAAATGTCCGGCCGTGCGTGTCATACTTTCCGTTCGTTGAGACCAAGCACCCGGTGATGGACGTCGTGATCGTTCGCGAGAACGAGGAAGACACCTACGGCGGCATCGAGCATCGCCAGACCGCTCAGGTGATGCAAAGCTTGAAGCTGATTTCGCACCCCGGCTGTGAGCGCATCTGTCGCTACGCGTTCGAATACGCCCGGGTGAACAACCGCAAGAAGGTTACCTGCTTCAGCAAAGATAACATCATGAAACTGTCCGACGGACTGTTTCATAAAGTGTTCGAAGAAGTCGCGAAGGAATATCCGAGCATTCAGAATGAACACTGGATCGTCGATATCGGCGCCGCGAAATTGGCCGACACGCCCGAGGTCTTCGACGTGGTGGTGATGCCGAATCTCTATGGCGACATCCTCTCCGACGTGGCCGCGCAAATCGCCGGCTCAGTCGGTTTGGCTGGCTCGTCCAACATCGGCGAGCACGTCGCCATGTTCGAGGCCATTCATGGCAGCGCCCCGCGCCGCGCCGGGCAGAATCTCGCGAACCCATCCGGCCTGTTGCTGGGCGCGGTGATGATGTTGGTGCATATCGGCCAAACCGACATCGCCGAGCGCGTTCACAACGCCTGGCTCCGCACGCTGGAAGACGGCATGCACACTTACGACGTGTTCACCGAGGCATACAGCAAGCAAAAGGTCGGCACCAAGGAATTCGCCGCGGAAGTCGTGAAGCGGCTCGGTCAGCAGCCGCAGCAACTTCGCCCTGTGCAGTACGTGGCCGGCGCACCGATTCAGGTCGCCACGCCGAAGTTCGATCCCAGCACTGGTCCGAAGAAGGACCTGATGGGCGTCGACCTCTTCATCGATTGGCCGAACGCCGATCGTACCGAACTGCCTGCGAAGATGAAGTCGCTCAGCGGCGAAGGCCTGGAACTGACGATGGTTTCCAATCGGGGCGTGAAGATCTGGCCAGAAGGCTTTTCCGAAACCTTTTGCACCGACCACTGGTGCTGCCGTTACCTGGCGCCGGACCGCGGCGTCGTCGCCCACGCCCAGATCGTGTTGCTGCTCGATCGCGCCGCGAATGCCGGCGTCGACTTCTGCAAGACCGAACACCTCTGCAACTTCGACGGCGAACCGGGATATTCGTTTGCGCAGGGATAA